The genomic segment AGCAGGAAGCTTTACGTGCTGTGAAACGGTTTGATACCAAGGAAACCGAGGCATGTGTGACAGAGGTGTTAATAAACTTGTTTACTTTTCAGAACCTAACCACTTTGGTCAGAATCTATAAAACACCCCTGCTGTTGTTTTGTGCCACCCATGATTAAATGAGGTCACGACGGCTTCACCTAACAGTATGTGATTAAAAGGGAACAGACGTTTTTGTTTCAAAATACAGTACGTCTGACTTGCAGGTGCAGATACAATCTGTTAAAAGCTCACTTAAAAATATCGCAAACATATCGTGCAAATGTTCTAAACAGATGATGTttaaaaagcatattttcaagCCTACTGTTCTACAGTGTTGCTGCTATAGCCATGCATAACTGAAAATGCTTCAGGATGCATTAAGACATTTGCTCAAGCTGCCAAGAGGGACAAGTGCAAGTCACATGTTGGTTgcaacatactgtatatgccCTGCTGAGGAATTAACTATTTACATTATACATTCAATCTTACATACTTCACAGcgtttataaaaaagaaaaaagtgtttataaaaacagaaaaaagttcAGATAGTAAGAATATCAAAATGTGTATATAGagaaatattgaaatgtgtATATGGTGTAATGGTAATATTGTTATAGTTAAAAAATCGCAATTCTGAccataagataaaaaaaaaaaatacaaagtcaTATGTGCTTTCTTTTACTCCTATAcaacactgacaaaaaaaaacgacaGCGTGGCCTGAAGTTGACTTTACAACCCGGTGCTCCTCTCGTCCACACTGGTGGTTTGTGAGTGCATCGATCCTCTTCTGTCCCGAGGGATGTGGACCTTAACAACCTGACACAGCCAACAGGGAGCTGTGTGGATCAGCCTCACCAGGTGCCTCTTGAACTTCTCCCCGACAAACACGTACAGGATGGGGTTGAGGCAGCTGTGAGCGTAGGCAATGGCCTCTGTGACTTGTAAAGTCAACCTGATGGCTTTGCTTGTTCCACAAGCTGTGTAGACATCCAGGAGCTCCAGTGCTTTGAAGAACAATGCAACGTTATAGGGGAGCCAGCAGCAGATGAAAACCACCACCACTGCGAGAACTAACCGGATGGCCTGTTTCTTGGGCGACTGGCAGTACAGCAGCTTCCACACAATCTGAGAGTAGCAGAACCCCATGATGAGGGCTGGGACAAGCAGACCCAAAATGTTCTTTTTGAAAAGGCTAAAGACCCCCCAGAAGTGATGAGAAGAGTCGCTCGAGCCAGAGGAGGGATACTCAGGAGCGCAGAACACCGTCGAGTTAGTTTGCAGTTTGAGGAAGATCAGATCAGGGAACGAAGCCAGAAATCCAGCCACCCATGTAACAGCAGCTGCAACCAGTCCGAACGACCGCGTCCGTGCTCTCATGGCGTAAACAGCGTGAACTATGGCCAAGTACCGGTCGATGCTCATCAGGCAGATGAAGAAGATCCcacagtaaaaaacaatattataaatGCCCAGGATCACTTTGCACATAGCATCTCCGAACAGCCACTGGTCGCGGGCCTGGTGGGCGAGGAAGGGAAGAGAGCAAACCAGCAGCAGGTCAGCGATGGCCAGGTTCAGGAGGCACACGTCGGTCATACTGCGGAGACGCACCCCGCAGATGGTGACCCAGATGACCAGAGAGTTTCCGAGAAGGCCCAGGAGGAAGATAATGCTGTAGAGGACAGGAAGGTATTTGGCGCCATGACTCTCGTACACACACAGGCCAGAGTCCCCATAGTCCAACTCAGAGTCGTAATCGTATTCAGTGGAGGATGGTGGGCTGGGTTagggaaaaaaagacaggaaGGACAAATGAATAGTTAGGAAATATCCAGTATTTCAGATCATCTCAGCCAAGGATGTTATATTTTCACAGTTATCATTATTTAGAAACATTATACATAAAATATAggacagattaccacaaaacttagtggaaggatgtgatatggGTCAAAAGGTTAAACATTTTATGGATGGATATTTATTAAAACAGGACTGCACAGTCAGATCTGGTTGACCCACAACCATTCATACCAATATAGATTTTTCTTATATAatttacaaattatttattgatatttgttTTACCTGGGGTGTCTTTCAAAATTATCACCAATTTCtgagagtaattcatggatcttaatgaaaaaaagaggactgatatctacgagtgtgtgtaattttgtgCAGTGGATTGAATTTAAAGAGACTGTAATCACCTTGACACTCGACTGAGTGCTGAGTTCAGTTTTTTATCGACATCAATCCTGCATAACATTTAAAGTACACAAAAACCTATGTTTCTATTATAGCTGTGGGAGGTAAAATACATTAGAACCTTCAAATTAAACCCTACTGTGATATGTTGCACCATTAAACAATTATAACACAACCAGAATCATACACTTGTAATCTCACTGTCCCATTCAGGAACAAGACACCAGAACTCATGTTATGGCTAATGACGCACATAGAGGAAACTAAAAATCTCAGCCAGTTTATATAAGatggaaagtgaaaacaaagtcaacagcAAAGTGCAGACAAAGACATAGAGGCATCACAGACTTAACACAGTCTGATCTGAGCAAGAATCATCTTACCTTGATTCTTGGTTTATAGTTGGAGTCACATTGCCACTGAAAGCAGTAACGGTGTCCATGATCAGTTTCCTAGAGAATAAAAACGAATTTAAAGCATGACCTACTTTTTGAATTGTATTGAAATTTAGTTTACTTTGTTTCTCTGAAAGTGTGATAGAAGTTTCAAAAGTTCATGCTCATGCATTTTCTGAAAAGTATCTTAACTCAAAAGTCCAAATGCAATGGATTAATGATCCCCTGTTTCAAAGTATATGAGCTATAATAGCATGATTCAGGTTGTCACAAGGAGAAAGGTGTGAGGTATTCCAACTGAAAAGTTAGATTATAATTTGTGGCAAGAAAAATGTTATCAATATGTAAATTTCATGGTCATTTAAATCATAATGTGTACTAACACTATTACCATAACTGCACCTCTTGTatgatcactgagcagctgtgaccagagaaactttttatttcacggttcttctacaaagtcactgaccggctgcctaacgtgaacgagctcttatctcactgtgtgtgtcgcTCTGAGTGgggcctgtgtgcgtgtgcttttGCATATTAGAATGAAAATATATTGTcctatcaaataaatatatgcGGCATTATGAAATAAAAGTCCCAAGAAATTAATAAACGGCCATTATGATATAAAAGTcccatgaaataaataaacagccaTTATGATAAAAATTCccatgaaataattaaatgtggcattttgaaataattaaatgtggCATTATGAAATAAAAGTAACGAAATAAACCAAAGTCTTTTGAAAAACAtgctatatttatatatttattgccATATATTTTGATTTGAGGGTTTATTTGATAGccatatttttaagctatttatttatttacctatttattacattttgacAAAAAACTCTATTCCATAGTAGTAAACCATTCTGTGCGTCTGTTTGCAACATGCTTTCGTCCAGCACTtttgtaatgtttgtgtgtttgcattgttACAGGCAACCAATAAATCAATGTGCAGCATTCATTTCTCCCTCTGACAGAAAGTGAAATCATACTCATGTGTTGATATACCATAAACTGTTGGAGAGGCGGtagactagtggcagaaacttggactagtggcagagaaggggtctctggttcgatgctggttcgactccacggttcgtctcctcggagtttcatcgaaaacttacctggatggtataacaacataaaaagacgaacctggacctgtccaaagatcaaaagactattctccctaccctgtctagtgcccctgagcaaggcaccttactcccccaacatctgctccccgggcgccgtacacggctgcccactgctctgctctgcagtgtgtcctgcaccagatgggtcaaaagcagaggactaatttccccattgcatgagtgtgtctttgcatgtttgtgcatgtttgtgggataaataaagtgtttcttcttcttcttctaaacATCATGTTAGAGAATGTGcatataaaagaaagaaagcaaaaacGTACCTATGTCGCAGTGCCGATGATTAGAAGTAAGCTGATATTGGTGGATTCTGGACCACAAGATGCTGAGGTGGACGGTCAAATCAAAGAATGGATCAGCTGTTTAATCCAATTTGATTATGTGCGGCCAAGGATACCATGAACAAAAAGCTGTGAGAAGTGCAACTgctttttcacagcactgagATCCACCCAGGATGGGGTTGTGGGTTATTATTTGAGGGGCATAATACTTGTTACTTCCTTACAATTCAAAAACAGATTTGGTATATGAGGCCGCAGTGCCTGCAAGAGCTCTGAAGCACTCGTACGGTGTATCTTCTGAACCTCCCTGTTTGGAATTAGCTGTTCTCTTGTTCTGTGTTTAGAATTATTCCTTATCATTAGTGAGTTCTCCTCAAACGGTTCTATAATAAACTGTCACTTTGtaatgtttgtgtgctggatgttgtgtgcaaagctttttataaaccgtctatggtgcagagtgaagttataAAACtgcgttcatcctacctggtttaccTGCAGTGAATATTATAAAGTcgatagtcaatgtttttcctAAAAAGAAACAGAATTTACCTGATTACTGTTCATGTTTACTCAAAAAACAAACGTCGTGCTTTTAGGCAAATCGCAAATGAAGAGGTGATTCTATATATGTGGTTGCCGTGACCGAGATCAGCACCCGCGACACCTGTGAGTGTATGTGTCAGTCGGATATGGTATGGTACATCGATTTGGGCCTGTGGTTTGGCCCAGTTGGCGACCACTCACTTGTTTATTTGAGCTCAACTTGCTCCTCCCCTATTGACTGTTGCAGATCGCTGGTCTCCTGTTTATTAACGTTCCAGcgtttaagatttaggtgaaagggatctattggcagatatttgatataaaatattcctagtgatgttttcactagtgtttaatcatctaaattgtacaatcGGTGGTTTTCCATAACCTTGAATGGGccgtttatatttaaacactatAAATTTGCATCAGGAGCGGGTCGTCTCTActgaggccgccatgttttttacagtagcccagagtggacaaactaaacacctttggAGATTttttgacaactgaaggctaccacaggttctctctcatttttggaaggggagggtgaggtgaggggtattcagcaaGTTGCATATCCTCCATGAttcaattctacacactgcacctttaaatCTTTTCTAATATTGAATCGCATGTCCAAACTCACCTGAAAAGTTAGATTATAATTTCGGGCAAAAAAAATATTAcctacagccgtggccaaaagttttgagaatgacacaaatatacattttcacaaagtctgctgcctcagtttttataatggcaatttgcatatactcaagaatgttatgaagagtgatcagatgaattgcaattaattgcaaagtccctctttgccacgaaaaggaacttaatccccaaaaaaccatttccactgcatttcagccctgccacaaaaggaccagctgacatcatgtcagtgattctctttttaacacaggggagagtgttgatggggacaagtctggagatcactctgtcatgctgatttagacagaatagcagactggaagctttaaaaggagggtgatGCTTGAAATCATTATTCTTCgtctgttaaccatggttacctgcaaggaaacacgtgcagtcatcattgctttgcacaaaaaggacttcagaggccaggatattgctgccaggTAGATTGCACCtgaatttatcatttattggatcatcaagaacttcaaggagataggttcaattattgttaaaaaggcttcagggcgcccgAGAACGTCCAGCAAGCGCCAGAaccgtctcctaaagttgattcaactGCAGGATCGGAGtaccactagtgcagaggttggtcaggaatggcagcaggcaggtgtgagtgcatctgcacgcacagtgaggcgaagacttttggatgatggcctggtgtcaagaagggcagcaaagaagacacttctctccaggaaaaacatcagggacagactgatattctgtcaaaggtacagggattggactgctgaggacaggggtaaagtcattttttctgatgaatccccttaccgattgtttagggcatctggaaaaaagcttgtctggagaagaaaaggtgagcgctaccatcagtTCTGTGCagtgccaacagtaaagcaacctgagaacattaatgtgtggggttgcttctcagccaagggagtgggctcactaacaattttgccaaagaacacagccatgaataaagaatggtaccaaaacatcctcggAGAGCCACTTCTctcaaccatccaagaacagtttggtgacgaacaatgccttttccagcatgaaggagcaccttgccatcaagcgaaagtgataactaagtggctcggcgaaaaaaacatcaaaattttgggtccatggctaagaaactccccagaccttaatcccattgagaatttgtggtcaatcttcaagaggcgggtggacaaacaaaaacccacaaaatatgacaaagtccaagcattgattatgcaagaatgagctgccatcagtcaggatgtggcccagaagttaattgacagcataCCAAGgtgaattgcagaggtcttgaaaaagaagggtcaacactgcaaatattgactccttgcataaacttaatgtaattgtcaataaaatcctttgacacttgtaattatacttcagtataccatagtaacttctgataaaaagatctgaaaacattgaagcaacacactttgtgaaaaccaatacttgtgtcattctcaaaacttttggccatgGCTGTATATGTCAATTTCATGGTCATTTGAATCTTAATGTGCACTAACACTTTTACCATACATTAAAACCTTCAAATTAAACCCTACTGTGATATTTTGCACCATTAAACAATTATAACACAACCAGAATCATACACTTGTAATCTCACTGTCCCATTCAGGAACAAGCCACAAGAACGCATGTTATGGCTAATGACGAACATAGAGGAAACTAAAAATCTCAGCCAGCTTACATAAGatggaaagtgaaaacaaagtcGACAGCAAAGCGCAGACAAAGACATAGAGGCAGTGTGATCTGATCAGAATAATCAACGTGTTACtggagttgtgtgtgtcagctcgGCTGGTTTCATCTTACCTTGATTCCTGGTTTATAGCTGGAGTCACATTGCCACTAAAAGAAGAAAACCTAATGAAAACCAGAAAATGTAAAAGCATGACGTAATTCTTGAAATTGAAAACAGATGGTTTTAGTTTACTTGGTTTCTCTGCAAGTGTGATGGAAGTTTCAAGAGTTCATGCTCATTTTCTGAAAAGTATTTTAACTCAAAAGTCCAAATGCAATGGATTAAAATGACCCCCTGTTTCAAAGTATTTGAGCTATAATAACATGATTCAGTTTGTCACAAGGAAACAGGTGTGAGGtattccaaaataaataaataaatatggctGTGAAATAAAGcgtttttaagtgtgaactggcgtgttgtgccagttcacacttaaaaagaatGAGGTCAAAGTTGAGTTCATGTAGATGTATGAActatttcacattcacatttgttccctttttattgggatgatttatGTGACAAACTTACGATAATGTgtttagttattaatcaatgGTGTCGGATCAGGTCTGCGTGTCGCTCCGCtcattttaacactgagtcctgacacTAAGTTACTTAATGTGCttatcaggtcctgataactagagCCAACATGTCAAGTTTGAAGTTCATAATTGAATGGGCTTGCAAGATATGGGTTACACATccaaacagacagacatttgtggaattaaaaGGTCGATGAGAaagttttatttactttatttcttttacaaaaaaaatacaattgcACAAGTTCCAAATATACTTTGAATTAcatgatttgaaaaaaaaaaaatctttaaaatctGTACACTTTCAAAACTGAATCATTCCCTCGTTTCTGGAAATTTTCAGTGCACCATTTTACAGTTCTAACAAGCACCATCTCCCCAGcactacacactcacacactgctgaatCATCacaaccacacatgcacacaccaccaccacagagCCACCAGGCATGTTTTACATTCTTCAGTAATCTGATTTTACGGGCGTGTTGGaagtctctttctctgtggTGTCCCTGAGGCTGAAAGCCACTCTACTCTGATTACTCCAGCAGAAGCATCTCGTCATCACCTTGCCCAGTGACTTCCTGAACTTCTCCCCGACAAACGCATAGATGACCGGATTCACGCAACAGTGAGCCAATGCAATGATCTCAGCAATGCATCTGGAAGAGTAGAGGGTTTTCGAAGCCTCACAGTTGTCCCTGATTCCAAAGAGCTGCAGTGTCTGAAGGAAAACTATGACATTGTAAGGGACCCagcacaccacaaacacacacactatgatGAATATCAGCTTCACAGCTTTGGCCTTATTGGAGTTCCTGGACCTGGACAGCACCACAAGAATTTTCACGTAGCAGAAAATCATAATGGGGAGACAGACGAAAAGGCCCACTGTGTTTTCACTGAAGTTTTGCTGCATCTTCCAGAACTGCAGCATGTGCTCGGGGTACAGAGGCTGGCAACGTGGGTCATCTTCCTCTATCTCCAAGGAGGCAAATATCAGCTGAGGTGTTGCCAGGACGGCAGCGACAAACCAGATGGCGATGCTAGCTATGATCCCGTAGCGTAGCGTCCTGGCTCGCATGGCTGCCACGGCGTGGACGATGGCCAGGTAGCGGTCCATGCTCATTAAGGTCACAAACAGATTGCCGCTGTAGAAACCCAGCtgttcagagcagcagaggaagagacaaaatAAGAACAGGATGCAACATGGCACGCAACAGTAGCTGTTTCTCACCTCACCTAAAGAGAGCAGCCATAACCACAGAAGATACAGCACATGATATTTTGGTTATTGGCAGAATATTTCCCccattataaaaaacaaaggcACACACAACTTGTGTTCCCAGCATTACATACACTACAAGTACTTGCAAAAGCTGGCTGCTCAATTTAGTACTTTgcaataaatacagtttattagcATTAATCTGATCAGAGTTgattaaacaaaatcaaactcCTTCCTTGTATGATGACATATCGGTAGCAGTGTCTTATCAAGGATACAAAGTCACAGTGTAAATGTAGAATAAGTGTTACATCATCTGTTACTCTTTATGAAATCAGCTTCAAAACTACTCAAAGTGTGTTCACCTGATAGACTCCTGTCATCAGCCTGCACGACGCCAGGTTCTGGGGCTCGTGGGCCCACAGGGGCAGAGATACAGCCAGCATGAGGTCAGACAGGGCCAGGTTGAGGAGGCACACATCCGTCATAGATTTCAACTTTATGTAGCGGAGGAGAACCCAGAGGACTGTCACGTTACCTGGGAAATCACTTTGAATTATTAAACGGT from the Limanda limanda chromosome 11, fLimLim1.1, whole genome shotgun sequence genome contains:
- the cabz01093075.1 gene encoding C-C chemokine receptor type 5 — encoded protein: MTDVCLLNLAIADLLLVCSLPFLAHQARDQWLFGDAMCKVILGIYNIVFYCGIFFICLMSIDRYLAIVHAVYAMRARTRSFGLVAAAVTWVAGFLASFPDLIFLKLQTNSTVFCAPEYPSSGSSDSSHHFWGVFSLFKKNILGLLVPALIMGFCYSQIVWKLLYCQSPKKQAIRLVLAVVVVFICCWLPYNVALFFKALELLDVYTACGTSKAIRLTLQVTEAIAYAHSCLNPILYVFVGEKFKRHLVRLIHTAPCWLCQVVKVHIPRDRRGSMHSQTTSVDERSTGL
- the si:cabz01093077.1 gene encoding C-C chemokine receptor type 4, whose product is MYYYDNDTSGCDLGSAFSSGSMVLPVLYYLLFCLGLLGNVTVLWVLLRYIKLKSMTDVCLLNLALSDLMLAVSLPLWAHEPQNLASCRLMTGVYQLGFYSGNLFVTLMSMDRYLAIVHAVAAMRARTLRYGIIASIAIWFVAAVLATPQLIFASLEIEEDDPRCQPLYPEHMLQFWKMQQNFSENTVGLFVCLPIMIFCYVKILVVLSRSRNSNKAKAVKLIFIIVCVFVVCWVPYNVIVFLQTLQLFGIRDNCEASKTLYSSRCIAEIIALAHCCVNPVIYAFVGEKFRKSLGKVMTRCFCWSNQSRVAFSLRDTTEKETSNTPVKSDY